AAACAAGAGAGATAAGGCCATGAGAGCACTCGTGCAGGCTGGTGAAGCTCCTATCTGGGCTCTTGCAGGAACGACAGCGACTCTCCAACGTCAGGCCAATTCTCAAGTTGAGCATTATCATGacattcttgttttttctctacacaGACTTTTAAGATACATCTGAGTCAGTGATGCTGGGGCAATGGCTGCTGTCTTTCTCCCTCGGTTATCTTGCTAAAGCATATTTCGGGAGCATTACTTCGCAGTAACAGCATCCTAAGACATCATAAGCCTCTGTCAGGAGCTCAGAAACATCTGTTGTGTGTCACTCTATCTTCCTATATTGCACAGAGCTATACTGAAAGCTGCTCCAGACCTCCAGACCTCCACGACACCATGGATTAAAAGACAGCTTTACGCCACAACCCCCTTGGATTATTTCCCCCTGTCCGTGTGTACTTTGACTCTGACTGCAGCATCCAGGCACACTGGAGTTTTCTCTGTTCCCTTCCACTAATTTATGccataaacaaaacacatttctgggTCATAAATTCGCAGTCAACTCTCTGGAGCATCAGCTCCGAGCTTTTGTTATTCACGCTCCCCTCCTGCCCAGTGCAAGAGCCGCTGCCTCAGTCTCCAGTCCCACATCACTGGAACACATCTGGACTCCgtcatatttcattttgttaaaCATGCGGATGCAGCATACCAGCAATTATAAGAATGTAGCCCAGGGGAGAGATACAGGGGGAGGAAGGGGCATGATGCAAGAGATGATGGATTCTCTGACTTCACCTTCCCTGTGTGCAATTTTTTTCATGCATTGTATTTTCAAACTGTTTATCACAGGTATGTGGAGTAAAAATGAGCAGCTTGTTCTTTGccatttgtcattgctgccaTGAAGACTCCCAGGatcttgtaaaaaaaagacTACATAAACAGTCAAGTGCAATAACAGCCCTGTTCCTGATTTGTTTTACGTCCTCACAGGAAAGAAGATGTTCGGAGTATAACATAGAAAATGATAAATGTCCTGAGCAGCCCTcggttatttatttttttctcgtTGCCCAATAATCAGCAGCACCAATGGAAATGCAGTTGGCCCGCCCCTGCCGGTCTGTTATGAATCCGCGTTCAACTGGAAACCGCACTTCCAGCAGTGGCACCAAAGTGGCGCACCACGACATGCGGGGCTGAGCGAAGGGGAGTGCGCCTTTTTGAAGATGCTCGACTGACAAAAAAACACCGCAATTTCTGGTAAGAGACGCGCTCACGTGCGTTTTTTCGTTATTGCTCTTTATCTCATTCTGTCGTGTCAGACATCAGCTCCTCCTGCGcccttttctcctccagctccctgtGCTTCTTTTGTGCAGCTGATTCCTCACAGACTCCGAACATGCAGGCTGGGTCGAAGTATAAAAAACGAGCTATGGGAAGTGGAGAGTATTTGTGTAGTATTTTTATACCTCGAATAGATCGATAAGCGTTTGGATGCCAGGAAGGACTTGACGCGTTACGCACTCGAGTACTTTTTTATCCCCGAGCTGAAAAATGAGGCTGCAATTTACTTGAGATGTTTCTATTCGTCAAACACACCAGACGTCTCATCTGTTTAATCTCCAGGGGACATGAAGTCAAGATTGCAGTGAATTTAAGAACATGCCTATTTTAAAAAAACGCAGGCTAAACTTTTTATGGCTGCATGTTGCGTCTACAGATTCTCGTTTTTCCAAGGATGCAAATCATTGGCGAGGTGCATTATTGGTTTACACAGGCCCTGTCATTTATTACCACACAGCTCTGAGTTGTAGTGTGAGAGAATAAGAAAGCATGGGCTTCGTCAGGCCGGGGCAGAGGTGTGGATGTTTGTCATCCGTCTGGCGCCCGGTGCGCGCAGAGAATACGGCTTTGTGTGAGGGGGACGCGCGCCGCCGgggctctggacattttcaggaCACCTTCCCGCAGCTCCACACGGCGGCTTCGTGTGTTTGCGTTTTCCCAAGCAGAAGTGAAACAGATGGGCTGTAATGTCAACACTCGATTACTCATGCAACATTGCGCGAAAAAATGCCTGCGCCCCCGCGttttaaatccatccatcctccatccctcctctccatctccatcctccatccctcctctccctctccatctccatcaccatcCCCGTCCCCTGCTCCCCAGAACCCGAGGAGTTGGCGGCTTCCTGCTCGGCACcgcagacagagacacaagcCGACATGTCCACACCCACTGCTGGTCCACGCCACCGCGGCTTCCTCTCCTCCCGAacgtggagagagagagagagagagaggtccgCCTACGCGCTGTCAGTTTTAGCGCAGGTTGACTTGCGCTCACCCGGGAGGCATTCGAGTGGTTATTGGATGTGATATACAGAGAGCGTCGCTATAAACAGCAGCTGAGCACCGGCGCGTTGTTTGCCGAGGCTCAGGTGCACACAGCCAACGTGCTCTGCCTTCCGTGGGAGCTGCGCGTAATAACTTGGACCATAAAGGGATTTCAGAGGCCTCCGCCATCATTACTTTGGGCTGAGAGCAACATCCACAGCAGCCTCTGGAAAGGTCTTATTAATTGCTGCCCTGACAGGAATTTGTGGAATAAGTTATTCATGAACCTGAGCCCTAAGTTACACACAGTTAGGCGTGATTAGTCAAATTAAATACCTGGTTTCAATCAATGCTGCAGTCTGATGTCTAATTAATCAGCTTTATCCTTTGATTATGATTCACCACATGTGGCCGAGGGCTCATCACCAGCGGCTGTAATCATGATGAGTGTTGGTGGCTCTCATTGCCCTTTGGACCACAGCTTCTCCCGTCATGCAGCACTAACCGGTCTGTGCTGCACAAtcagaaaagcagaaacaaatgcaaacatccCTCCACTGCAGAGGACAAGGTTGGTGTGTAAACAAGTGGCCAGTGGTTCATGTGGGTCTTCATGATGTGCAGGGACGCTGTCATCTTGAAGCATGGCGACGCTGGGTGATGGTGAGGTGGATTCGGGTGGAGGGAGAGTGTTGGAGGTTGGTGGGAGAGAAGGGAGGCagtgggggaggaaggagagttAAAGGAAGCGAGGGGCGAGGTGGAGAGATACATGCCCGCTGGCCTCCTGTCTGgacacattacattttcataatcTGATATAGCACCAGCAGAATATAGATAAATAACCGTCCTTGTTCTCAGCTGTCAACTTGGCGATTTGTCTGTGTTCCACTGACATCGTTGTATTTATAGATTCTGCAGCAGCCGATGGATGTTGTCTGTTGGTTTAGTGTCCAGCTGATGACTAATATTGCATCTGCCTTTAGCTGGATTTGTGCAAAGAAGCAGTGTTTGCTCTACCTGTGGGATAATCTCAGTTACAGGGCTGGGTTTACCCTTTGAGTGGATCCTGGGGCAGAAATGAGCCATTGGGCCCCCCCATTAAGTCCTCACATATTTTGTCCAACTCATTTTGCCTCAGAAACAAACTAATATTCCTAAACATTGCATCATAAAAGCAAAAAGAACAGTAATCctctttttgtatttacattcGACGTTCATAAAGCTTTATCAggactgtgtgtgggtgttgtttGATTCACAACTATAATAAATAACTAGAATATGTAAAAACTTGATTTCGACACCTTAACATTGACATTACTGTGTTTCAGTGTTGAATATCATTTAGCAAGTTTGAAATTAATCATAATGCAGCAGCGTACTTGTCACCGAGGGAACCTGGGGGCTCTGTGGTCCCTAAGGGTTAGTTGCCAGCTTTGCCTGCTTGAATGTATAATAGATCTGGATTACATGTGTAACCTCTTAGTCAAATCAACATTTACTCTGCAGCTGTTTCTATATGCCTTCTCTTTCTGCCTGCCATGTATATCATTAATGCTTAACGCTCTGTGTCCTGCCAGGTTGAGTGACAAGCCTGCTGTCCCATCGCCACCATGATCGCCACGGGCGGCCTGCTGCGCATGAACCGGCGCCAAGATTCCCTCCGCTCCAAAAACCGAGCGGAAAACAAGCGGAAGCGGAAAccgaaaaagaagaagaacgatgtggtggtggtgaagggGAAGCTTAATCTGTGCTCCCCGGCCGGTTTGGTGGCTGCCGTTGGAGTTATGGTTCTCATGGTGGGGATTTCTATGGCTGTACTGGGCTACTGGCCCAGTCAGAACCAGCAGGAGTACCAGGAGCGACGCAGAATGGGAGCGTACCACAGCAACAGGATGAGCTTCTCCAAGAGTCCAGTTGTTGTCTCAAACCTCACCCATGATAAGTCTCCCTCCGTCCTGAACCAGAGCCATGCTAACCGCAGCGCCGCCGACCCCTCCCCTCACTGTAACTTCCTCTGTGACTTCCTGAATAATCACCTGTACTCTGACAATCTGAAAGTCTTTGGCCCGCTGGTGATGGGAATCGGcattttcctcttcatctgcGCCAATGCAGTCCTCCATGAAAACCGCGACAAGAAAACCAAAGTCATCAACCTGAGGGATATCTACTCCACGGTGATAGATCTGCACAGTATACGGTCGAAGGAGTACGCCCCTCTCAACGGCTTGGTGAACTACACTCAGTCGAGGAGCGCCGAGGCCCCGTCGGGCTCCTTACCTTCCAGTGGGATGCTCACTCGCAGCTCCTGGCCCTCCACTGGACTTGGTTTACAGGGGGAGTTGGGAGGCGAGGAGGTGTTCAGACGCCAGTCTTTGGCCAGCAGGCCTCGTAGCTGGTCCAGAGACGTCCAGACCTTCACAGAAACTGTCTACAGCATCTACAAAGACTACAGCAATAGCAGCAAGCAGGCGCCACAGCCCCGACAGTGGGAGACCACCTCCATCGTCACCTCCTCTGTGAACGCTTTCACCCTCCCTGTGATCAAACTGAACAACTGTGAGGTGGAGGAGTCGGAGAGGGCGGAGGCGGGGGGGCCCTCAGGGGAAGGGGTCGTCATCGAGGCCGCTGCTGGAAGCATTAGCGGGGAGGGACAGGCCAGCAGCAGCCACACTTACCAGGCcggcagagaggagaaggacgCGTCGACCGCAGATCATCCCCCACCCCGTCACGGCCACGAGGACATAGCCACAGACACCGcggaccagcagggggcgccgCAACCACAGTGGACACAGCTGTTTCCCCCATCGCCTGTTGCCAGGGCGATGGGGTCACGGCTGTCGCTCAACTCCCTCACAGATCAGCCCAGGTCTGTGCGACGCTGcagcatgtctgtgtctgtgtgtagtcaAGGCGACCGAGGCAGGCGCTTCAGCTGCCCTCGCCTGGAGCGCTCCAACAGTAAGGGCTACATCAAACTGACTGATCTGGGGGGCGAGTCCTTCGAAGCCCCCGACACAGACACCTCTCTAGTGGCCATTGAACAGGAAGTAGCAGCGGACTCAGTTGtagcagcagcggtggcggAGGAAGACGCTCAGGGAGAGGACGACCTGGTGACACCCAGCACCTCTGCAGAATACTAGacatctcttttttctttctttcgcTGATGAGCC
Above is a window of Hippoglossus hippoglossus isolate fHipHip1 chromosome 17, fHipHip1.pri, whole genome shotgun sequence DNA encoding:
- the LOC117778679 gene encoding transmembrane protein 200C, whose amino-acid sequence is MIATGGLLRMNRRQDSLRSKNRAENKRKRKPKKKKNDVVVVKGKLNLCSPAGLVAAVGVMVLMVGISMAVLGYWPSQNQQEYQERRRMGAYHSNRMSFSKSPVVVSNLTHDKSPSVLNQSHANRSAADPSPHCNFLCDFLNNHLYSDNLKVFGPLVMGIGIFLFICANAVLHENRDKKTKVINLRDIYSTVIDLHSIRSKEYAPLNGLVNYTQSRSAEAPSGSLPSSGMLTRSSWPSTGLGLQGELGGEEVFRRQSLASRPRSWSRDVQTFTETVYSIYKDYSNSSKQAPQPRQWETTSIVTSSVNAFTLPVIKLNNCEVEESERAEAGGPSGEGVVIEAAAGSISGEGQASSSHTYQAGREEKDASTADHPPPRHGHEDIATDTADQQGAPQPQWTQLFPPSPVARAMGSRLSLNSLTDQPRSVRRCSMSVSVCSQGDRGRRFSCPRLERSNSKGYIKLTDLGGESFEAPDTDTSLVAIEQEVAADSVVAAAVAEEDAQGEDDLVTPSTSAEY